TACTGAGTTGACTATGGGAACCAAAAACACTGGTAACGTAAATATTGAGCATGAGTACTATGTAGTACGTGCCAGAGATAAATATGCTGCCTTAAAACGTATTGTAGATTTCAACCCTGAAATTTTCGCAGTAGTTTTCTGTAAAACCAAAATGGATACGCAGGATGTTGCTGAGAACCTGATCAAGGACGGTTACAATGCTGATGCTTTGCATGGTGACTTATCACAACAACAACGTGATAAAGTTATGCAGCGCTTCCGTGACCGTAACATGCAGTTATTAATTGCTACTGATGTTGCAGCACGTGGTATCGATGTAAATAACGTAACTCACGTTGTTAACTATTCATTACCTGATGAAATTGAAAGTTATACCCACAGAAGTGGTCGTACAGGAAGAGCTGGTAAATCTGGTATTTCTATCTGTATCATCAATTCTAAGGAAACTGGAAAAATCCGTCAGATTGAAAGAATCATCGGTAAAGCATTTACTAAAGCTGAATTACCTACAGGATTTGATGTTTGCGAAAAACAACTTTTCTCATTGGTTCACAAAGTTCACAATGTTGAAGTAAATGAAGCACAAATTGAGCAGTACATCCCAAGAATCATGGATGAATTTGCTGAATTAAGCAAAGAAGAAGTGATCAAACGTTTTGCATCTTTAGAGTTTAACCGCTTTTTAGAGTATTACAAAAATGCACCGGATTTAAATGCAGCTGCTAACGATGAGCGTGGTGAACGTTCTGAGCGCGGTGCAAGAGGTGCTAGAAACAGTGATTTTACCCGTTTGTTTATCAACGTAGGTTCGGTAGATGAATTCACAAGAGGTGACTTATTATCTTTTGTTTGTAACAATGGTAAAATCAGTGGAAAAAACATTGGTAAAATTGACCTTAAAGGTGTGTATTCATTCTTTGAAGTTGAAAATGCTATTGTTGATTCATTGTTCGCAAATTTCAAAGACATCCAATTCAATAACAGAAGTGTTAGAATTGAAAAATCTGGCGACGCTCCTGAAGGTGGCGAAAGAAGATCTGGTGGCGGAGAAAGAAGAAGCTATAGCGGCGGTGGCGACAGAAGAAGTTCTGGCGGCGGAGAAAGAAAAAGCTATGGTGGTGGTGAAAGAAAGAGTTATGGCGGTGGCGAAAGAAAAAGCTACGGTGGCGGTAATTCTGGTGGAAGCGGAAGACGTGAAGGTGGAAGCAGCGCTGGAGGTTTCAGAGATTTCTCTGGTAAACCACGCGAAGGTGGAAGCGGAACGGGCGAAAGAAGACGCAGATCTTAATCTCAACCCAAATATAAAATTAAGCAGCCCGATTTATCGGGCTGTTTTCTTTTGAACGGGGTTTTGTCAGGAGGGAAATAAAAAAAGCTTTGCTACATGCCGGCGGCGCTACTTGCCTGAAGGGGCAAGATAACGCAGTGCCGGCATGTTAGCATAGACTTTTTTTTATTTCTCACCGATAAACCTAGTTGCTTAGAAAAAAAGATACGGTAATATGGGCATGGTTAATTAATTGTTTGAGTTGGGATAAGGGTGATTAGGACTCTCCTGTTACTTCTTGCAGCTTCGGAATTGGATTATACCGGCGAAACTCTTTATTTGTTGTTTAGGTGAAGGGTTTGGAGGTGAAAGAGGATAGTTATGCAGGATTGCTTTTAAATGAGGAACCCCACTATTCTTGCGAATAGCGGGGTTATTTATTAATTCAGGTTGACGACTAGTAGCCGAGGCCTTTATCGGTGCCTCTTGGGTCTGCTCCTGTTTCCAGGGTTCCGTCTGATTTAATCAGGATGGCATCTACGCGGCCCATAGGCTTACGTTCTGTTATTTTATAGCCTTTGTATTCTAATTTAATTCTTGTGGCGTCATCGATAGCGCCTTGCTCTACGAAAACTTCATCAGGTAGCCATTGGTGATGGAATCTTGGGGCTGCAACTGCTTGTTGCATGGTTTTGCCGAATTCAAGTACATTCAGGATCGTCTGGAAAACTGAAGTGATAATGGTTGATCCGCCGGGTGTACCCACTACCATTTTTAGTTTCCCGTCTTCTTCAACGATTGTAGGGGTCATTGAGCTTAGCATTCTTTTACCGGGAACAATTGAGTTCGCTTCTCCGCCAACTAAGCCATACATGTTTGGAGTGCCTGGTTTTACAGAGAAATCATCCATTTCATTGTTCAGGATAAAACCACCACCGTCTACGACAACTAATGAGCCGTAAGATCCGTTTAGGGTTGTTGTTGCAGATACTGCGTTCCCTTCGCTGTCTACGATGGAGTAATGGGTGGTTTCTTCGCTTTCTTTTACGGGTAATGTACCGGGTTTAACCTCGGAGCTTGGGGTAGCTTTGTTAAAGTCAATTCCTTTAGTTCTGGAATTGATATAAGTGGTACTTAAAAGGGCTGTTTGTGGGACTTTAAAGAAGTCAGGGTCACCTAAATAAGTTGCGCGGTCTGCATAGGCTCTGCGTTCTACTTCGACCATTAGCTGAACGGTAGAATCTCTTTGAAAGCCCCATTTATTTAAGGGATAATCACTTACTTGTTTTAACATCGTAATTAATGAAATACCACCGCTGGATGGTGGAGGCATAGAGATCACTGTATAGTTTTTGTATTTACCTGTTACGGTTTTTCTCCATACGGACTGGTAATCTTTGAGGTCTTTTGTAGTGATTATACCTTTGGTGTTTTGCATAGAGGCCACAATTGCCGCTGCAACTGGTCCTTCGTAAAAGCCTTTTCTACCGTTATCTCTGATCAGTTTTAAGGTTTTTGCCAGCTGTGGTTGTCTTAATAAGTCACCGGCTTTCCATAAACCGTCTTTAACAAAGGCTACTGGTTTTTTGTTGTATTTTAAGAATCCTTCTTTAAGGCCGTTTAATTCTGAGGCTTGCTGAGCAGTAATCTGGAATCCATTCTGTGCCAGGTCAATTGCAGGCTGAATATCTTTCTTCCAGCTTAGTTTACCATATTTATTGTATGCTTTGACCATCCCGTCAACAGTTCCTGGAATTCCTGTAGCTAATGCACCGTATAAGCTTTTATCTGTAATTGCGTTACCCTGAGCATCGAGATACATATCTCTGGAAGCTTTTTCAGGAGCTTTTTCTCTATAATCAAGTGCATCTGAATCTCCGCCTTTTCCTCTGTAAACCAGGAAACCACCTCCACCGATATTTCCGGCATCCGGATAAACTACAGCTAAAGCGAATTGTACGGCTATTGCTGCGTCAATTGCATTTCCACCGCGCTTAATGATCGCAACGCCAACCTTAGAGGCTTCGGGATGCGCTGTAACTACCGCAGCGTGTTTGAATTGGTTTAATTCCTGCCCGCTTGCGTTTGCTGTAAAGGAAACTATCAGTCCCAGGCAAAGAGGGGCCAGCAGCAGGTTTGATAATGATGTTTTTGATTTCATGGTTAGCATAAATTATAAAAAAATCCTGCCGGTGAACACGTAGCCTGTTTAAACTGACTACAGGCTCACCGGCAGGAAAACGCATTAAATTTAAAGAATTATATTGGAATTAAAAGTTAAGGGAGAGCCTTGTAAATACATATCTGCCAAGGAACCCGAATTGAGGAGCCTGGTTAGGATATAAGATACCTGAAGTACCCTGAGAACCCAGCAATAATTCCTGAGGGTAAACGTCAAAGAGGTTATTCGCCCCTACTGTGAGTTTAAGGTTTTTAGTCAGGTTGTAACCCGCGCCTATATCTGTAATTACCCTGCCTGTAAGTTCTTGTCTGTTAGCCACTACATTGGTTGGCTGAGAAACTTTTCCAAAGTATACATTCCGCAAAAAGACATTCCATTTGTTGATCGTATAGTCAAAAGTGATATTAGATTTTACACGTGGGGTAACTTTCTCAATCAGAATACGGCTCGCATCATCCAGATAGGTGCTTTCTTTTCCTACCAGTAGTGGAGAGGCATGAACAGGGCCAACTATAGCGGTTTTAGTGAAGGTTGTAGCCCAGTCTGTTCTAAGGTTACCTGCGCCTAAACGGGTGTTGTAAGAGAACACCACGTCTAATCCTTTGGTCTCTGTATTTACCGCGTTTGCAAAGAATCTGGCCGTTGTTGCATTCGCCAGGCGTAACAGGTCATAAATTTCTTTATCCTGTGGGGAGGCGGTTGGCGAATTGTTACCAGTGAACTGTCCGGTATAAATTACACGGTCATTAATCCTGATAAAATAGCCATCAACGGTGATTTTTAGTTTTCCAAGGTTAGAAGTGAAACCAGCACTTAAGCTTTTAGAGGTTTCTTGTTTTAGTTTTGGGATACCCAGCAATTGTGCAATACGGCTATCATTCGCAAAAGTTCCTGACTCTACAATGTTTCCGTCGATATAAACTGATGAAGTAGAGCTAAAGTATTTCTGGTGAAGTGAGGGTGCTCTGAATCCTGTACTCGCCGCAGCACGGAACAGAAATTTATCAGAGAATTTGTATCTCGCCGCCAGTTTACCATTTAATGTGGAGCCGAAGTCTGAGTAATTCTCAAACCGGGCTGCTGCATCCAGTAATAGTTTCTCTGTGAAGTTTAGTTCTACGTCTCCATAGGCTGCAAATGAGTTACGGGACTCATTAGTCAGGTTTGCCGTACTGATGCCGGGAAAACCTTGTGCTCCACCAGCATAAGCAGCGCCATTAGGTGCAAAACGGGTAGAGATATTACCGTTCGCATCTGGAATAAGGATTGGCTTGCCTGCACCATCTACACCTACTTGCAGTGCATTGCCGTAATTTCTCCAGGAAGCTTCTTCTCCTGGCTTAATTTTATAGTTTTCGTACCTGTTTTCAAATCCAAAAGCTACGTTGATACCTTTTAACGGGCTTTCAAAGAAACGGGTAAAGTCTAAATTAGTTGTGTTTTGAACAAATTCATAACCACCAGATTCAAATGATGTTGGTGAAGCAGTCAGCATAGAGGCATTTACTGTATTAGCCGTTTTAAAGTCAATCACGTTACGACCAATCGTATTACTGAAATCCGTTTTCCATGCCCCTAATTTTCCCCTGATCCCTCCCGCAAAAGATTGATCCAGACTATTGGTTATAATTTCTGGTAAAAACCCATTTGGATAAATGACTGCATTGTTTTGGTTAAGTTGACGTGGGGTACGGTAAAAGGCATTGGAAATACCATTTCTATAGTTTACACCTCCAAAGGCATAAATTTCGGCATCCTGTGCAACAGGAATTACGGAGTTAAAAAATAAAGCGCCTCCCCTGTTTTTTGACTGCCCTATGTTTGGCACAAAATCAGATCTGGTCTGCCCTCTTCTGGCTAATTCAGCATCAGTAATGTCAATGCCTGTAGGTGTTGGATATAAACCGGGATTGTTATAATCTGAATAAATAACCCCGCGGTATGGAGTGGTACGCGAAGCAAAGTCTCTGTAATCAAATGAGCCGGCAAGGTTTAAGAAGCCGCCTTTATCGCTTAGTTTAACACCGTAGTTCACGTTAGCCTGTACAGTTTGTCCATCCAGACCGTCAGAATGTTTACCGGTATAACCACCGCCAGAAACGTTGGCTGTTAATTTATTAACGTCATCATTTAAGATGATATTGATTACTCCTGCGATGGCATCAGATCCATATTGTGCCGCAGCACCGTCACGCAGAATTTCTACTCTTTTAATGGCCGATGTAGGAATGGCATTCAAATCTGTACCTACTGATCCTTTTCCTAAACTACCATTAATATTAACAAGTGCAGTGGTATGTCTTCTTTTTCCGTTAATTAAAACCAATACCTGATCGGGGCCCAGTCCACGCAGGGATGCAGGGTCAATGTGATCTGTCCCGTCAGTGAGGCTCATTACATTGGAGGTGAAGGAAGGGGCCACGAAATTCAGGATCTGATTCAGTGAAACCTGCGGAATATTTTGAGTGATTTTTTTAATATCTACTACATCAACCGGAACCGGGGTATCTAAATTGGATCGTGGTGCACTTCTGGAACCCAGCACCACTACATTTTCCAGGTTATTATGATCCGATAGTAACTGGAAGTCCAGGTCTTTGGTTTCATTGTCTGCAATAGTAATTTTCTTTTGCTGCGTTTGATAACCGATATAAGAAACAACCACTGTATAGGTACCTGCTTTTGCCAGTTTAAGCTGATATTTTCCTGTAGCATTTGTACCTGCTTTCTGACCAGTCCCCACTACCGAGACTGTAGCACCTATAATAGTTTGGGAGGTGTCGCTTATTGTTCCGCGTATAGTCTGTGCTTGCGTGGTCAGTGCAAATGCGGTAAGGATCAAAATAATTGAGTAAAATTTAATTTTCATATGCGTTCGTTTAGGTTTAGGATTGATAGTTAACAATAGCGCTTACTATCAGTGATTTCCAAATATATTCTTATTCAGATTAAAAACTACTCATTTAGTATACTTTAATAAGAATAATAAGTTATTTAACGCATGGTTGATAAAAAAGAGGCAAAAAAAAATCCGGATCGTCTGATCCGGATTGAAATTATTTTAAGGTCTGACTTATTTGCCAGCTGGTTTGTCTTTGATTTGGGAAGCTTTAAGATAAACTTTAGCTCCTTTTTTATTGATGTAATATTTACGGTTTTTTCCGTTGATATAAACATCTGAACCATCTGGTGCAACTTTACCTTTATAGGTTTTATCGCCTACTTTTGAAACGCCTTTTACTGCTACTTCTGCTGTTTTGTTACCAACTGATGAAGCTGTGTTTTCGATCTTCTCGCCAACTGTTTTCTTTTTTTCCTGCGCCTGAGTAGAAAGAGAGACTGTACCCGCTAATGCCAGGGTTAATAAACCCGCTAGATATTTCTTGTTCATATTATAGATTGTTTTAAGTTTCCATTTGTAGCTATTCAACTTCCCTTTCAGGTGGCCGAAAATGTACAGGTATAATTTCTATAACAATCTGATAATTATATTGTTTTAATTTAATTGTTCAGTTAATAAAGCCATTTCAATTTGTGGAGAATGACGCTCATAAAGGACAGCGTACACTGCCCGGCAAATTGGCATTTCCACTTTATATTTTTTGTTGATTACATGCATACAGCTTGCCGCGTAATATCCTTCAGCAATCATATTCATCTCTAATTGGGCAGATTTAACGGTGTATCCTTTCCCTATCATATTTCCAAAAGTCCGGTTACGGCTAAATTGGGAATAGGCAGTGACCAGCAAATCTCCAAGGTAAGCTGATTCTTTGATGTCACGGTTAATTGGATGTACGGCTTCGACAAACCGGTTGATTTCACGGATCGCATTAGAAATTAAAACGGCCTGAAAATTATCGCCATATCCTATTCCATGACAGATTCCACTGGCTACTGCATAAATATTTTTTAATACAGCAGCATATTCAGTTCCGAAAATATCATCTGATATATTGGTCTTGATATATCTTGTATTTAATAATCTGGAGAATTTACCGGCAGTTTCCAGGTTAATGGATGCTATAGTCAGGTAGGATAGTTTTTCCAGCGCGACCTCTTCAGCATGACATGGCCCGCTGATCACCAGAATATCATCCAAAGGAACGTGGAATTTTTCATGCATAAATTCACCGATAATCTGATTTTCATCAGGTACAATTCCTTTAATTGCTGAAACTATTTTTTTACCAGCCAGCATTTCCGGCGTAACCCCACGCAGGGATTCTTTAAGAAAGGCTGCCGGAACATTCAGAACGATATAATCTGCTTGTTTAATAATTTCACAGATATCATTAGAGATATTATCTTCTGGTATTCTCAGCTCGACAGAGCTCAGGTATTTTGGATTGTGTTTGTATTGCTTCAGGTGTGCAATTGATGCAGTATCACGCAGCCACCAGTAGATCTCTTTTTCAGTAAGATTATCTGAAAGCATTTTTATGACCGCAGTTGCCCAACTACCGCCACCAATCATTGCGACTCTTGGTATCATCATATATAAATAAAAAATCCCGGCTTAATGTTTTAAACCGGGACAAATTACTTAATTTATTGCGAACAGCCTGTCTTACTTTTTCTCAGACTTAGAAACTGACTGATCTTTAATGTCTTTTTCTACTTTCATGCCGTCCTTCAACTTATTCTGAACGGTTGAATATGGGCCACTTACAATTTCAGTTCCTTCTTTCAATCCGCTTTTAATCTGGATATATTTGTCATCCTGAATACCTGTTGTCACCTCAACTTTTTTCACTTTACCATCAGCATACGTATATACGTACTGTTTAATAGCCTTATCGTTTAATTTGCTTTTCTGTTTACCAGCAGCAGGGTCTTCTTCTTTGTCTCCTTTATCCTCTTTACCAGCATCCTTTTTAAGTCCTTCAACAAATACAGCCATAATCGGAACTGATAAACTTTTCACAGAAGAACTTTCAATATCAACTGTTGCTGATAAACCTGGTCTGAATGGGGAAGGAAGATCTTTTGCCCCGCCTTTAATTCCAGTATAAGAATCTGCTGAGATACGAACTTTGACCACAAAGTTAGTCACCTGGTCAACAGTTGTTGCTGCTACAGCAATATCTTTAGAAGAACTGGCTATTTCAGTAACCACACCTTTAAATTTTTTATCATCGAATGCATCTACCTGAATTGCAGCATTGTCACCTACATTTACGCGGTTAATATCATTTTCATTGACATCAACGTTTACTTCCATCGTGTTCAGGTTAGAAATACGCATCAATTCGGTACCTGCAAACTGAGCTGTTCCTAAAACCCGGTCTCCAAGTTCTACAGATAATTTAGAGATTACGCCGTCAACTGGTGAAAACACGGTAGCTTTTGC
The DNA window shown above is from Pedobacter cryoconitis and carries:
- a CDS encoding DEAD/DEAH box helicase gives rise to the protein MINPFKLLGISDDVVNAVKDLGFENPTPIQEQAIPVLLEGNNDFVGLAQTGTGKTAAFGLPLIELIDFKMNKPQALILCPTRELCLQIASDIKNYSKNTPGASVVAVYGGANIVQQLREIRNGVQVVVATPGRMLDIIGRKAIDFSSVKYVVLDEADEMLNMGFQEDINDILSTTPDDKKTWLFSATMPPEVRRIAKNYMDNPTELTMGTKNTGNVNIEHEYYVVRARDKYAALKRIVDFNPEIFAVVFCKTKMDTQDVAENLIKDGYNADALHGDLSQQQRDKVMQRFRDRNMQLLIATDVAARGIDVNNVTHVVNYSLPDEIESYTHRSGRTGRAGKSGISICIINSKETGKIRQIERIIGKAFTKAELPTGFDVCEKQLFSLVHKVHNVEVNEAQIEQYIPRIMDEFAELSKEEVIKRFASLEFNRFLEYYKNAPDLNAAANDERGERSERGARGARNSDFTRLFINVGSVDEFTRGDLLSFVCNNGKISGKNIGKIDLKGVYSFFEVENAIVDSLFANFKDIQFNNRSVRIEKSGDAPEGGERRSGGGERRSYSGGGDRRSSGGGERKSYGGGERKSYGGGERKSYGGGNSGGSGRREGGSSAGGFRDFSGKPREGGSGTGERRRRS
- the ggt gene encoding gamma-glutamyltransferase; this translates as MKSKTSLSNLLLAPLCLGLIVSFTANASGQELNQFKHAAVVTAHPEASKVGVAIIKRGGNAIDAAIAVQFALAVVYPDAGNIGGGGFLVYRGKGGDSDALDYREKAPEKASRDMYLDAQGNAITDKSLYGALATGIPGTVDGMVKAYNKYGKLSWKKDIQPAIDLAQNGFQITAQQASELNGLKEGFLKYNKKPVAFVKDGLWKAGDLLRQPQLAKTLKLIRDNGRKGFYEGPVAAAIVASMQNTKGIITTKDLKDYQSVWRKTVTGKYKNYTVISMPPPSSGGISLITMLKQVSDYPLNKWGFQRDSTVQLMVEVERRAYADRATYLGDPDFFKVPQTALLSTTYINSRTKGIDFNKATPSSEVKPGTLPVKESEETTHYSIVDSEGNAVSATTTLNGSYGSLVVVDGGGFILNNEMDDFSVKPGTPNMYGLVGGEANSIVPGKRMLSSMTPTIVEEDGKLKMVVGTPGGSTIITSVFQTILNVLEFGKTMQQAVAAPRFHHQWLPDEVFVEQGAIDDATRIKLEYKGYKITERKPMGRVDAILIKSDGTLETGADPRGTDKGLGY
- a CDS encoding TonB-dependent receptor: MKIKFYSIILILTAFALTTQAQTIRGTISDTSQTIIGATVSVVGTGQKAGTNATGKYQLKLAKAGTYTVVVSYIGYQTQQKKITIADNETKDLDFQLLSDHNNLENVVVLGSRSAPRSNLDTPVPVDVVDIKKITQNIPQVSLNQILNFVAPSFTSNVMSLTDGTDHIDPASLRGLGPDQVLVLINGKRRHTTALVNINGSLGKGSVGTDLNAIPTSAIKRVEILRDGAAAQYGSDAIAGVINIILNDDVNKLTANVSGGGYTGKHSDGLDGQTVQANVNYGVKLSDKGGFLNLAGSFDYRDFASRTTPYRGVIYSDYNNPGLYPTPTGIDITDAELARRGQTRSDFVPNIGQSKNRGGALFFNSVIPVAQDAEIYAFGGVNYRNGISNAFYRTPRQLNQNNAVIYPNGFLPEIITNSLDQSFAGGIRGKLGAWKTDFSNTIGRNVIDFKTANTVNASMLTASPTSFESGGYEFVQNTTNLDFTRFFESPLKGINVAFGFENRYENYKIKPGEEASWRNYGNALQVGVDGAGKPILIPDANGNISTRFAPNGAAYAGGAQGFPGISTANLTNESRNSFAAYGDVELNFTEKLLLDAAARFENYSDFGSTLNGKLAARYKFSDKFLFRAAASTGFRAPSLHQKYFSSTSSVYIDGNIVESGTFANDSRIAQLLGIPKLKQETSKSLSAGFTSNLGKLKITVDGYFIRINDRVIYTGQFTGNNSPTASPQDKEIYDLLRLANATTARFFANAVNTETKGLDVVFSYNTRLGAGNLRTDWATTFTKTAIVGPVHASPLLVGKESTYLDDASRILIEKVTPRVKSNITFDYTINKWNVFLRNVYFGKVSQPTNVVANRQELTGRVITDIGAGYNLTKNLKLTVGANNLFDVYPQELLLGSQGTSGILYPNQAPQFGFLGRYVFTRLSLNF
- a CDS encoding NAD(P)H-dependent glycerol-3-phosphate dehydrogenase, with product MMIPRVAMIGGGSWATAVIKMLSDNLTEKEIYWWLRDTASIAHLKQYKHNPKYLSSVELRIPEDNISNDICEIIKQADYIVLNVPAAFLKESLRGVTPEMLAGKKIVSAIKGIVPDENQIIGEFMHEKFHVPLDDILVISGPCHAEEVALEKLSYLTIASINLETAGKFSRLLNTRYIKTNISDDIFGTEYAAVLKNIYAVASGICHGIGYGDNFQAVLISNAIREINRFVEAVHPINRDIKESAYLGDLLVTAYSQFSRNRTFGNMIGKGYTVKSAQLEMNMIAEGYYAASCMHVINKKYKVEMPICRAVYAVLYERHSPQIEMALLTEQLN
- a CDS encoding efflux RND transporter periplasmic adaptor subunit — protein: MKLKYILIAVGALIVLLIVGKVTGVIGGDQAEKVTIEKTKTRNIIETVTASGKIKPETEVKVSSEVSGEVVELRVKEGDIVKKGQLLFRIRPDVLKSGLDRASATYSAQKASVGSAAQQLKQAEANFVNQEAIYKRNVELFKKKVISVSEYDAAKAAYVTGKTNLDGAKQSLIAAKYNLAQTGAGVQEASANLAKATVFSPVDGVISKLSVELGDRVLGTAQFAGTELMRISNLNTMEVNVDVNENDINRVNVGDNAAIQVDAFDDKKFKGVVTEIASSSKDIAVAATTVDQVTNFVVKVRISADSYTGIKGGAKDLPSPFRPGLSATVDIESSSVKSLSVPIMAVFVEGLKKDAGKEDKGDKEEDPAAGKQKSKLNDKAIKQYVYTYADGKVKKVEVTTGIQDDKYIQIKSGLKEGTEIVSGPYSTVQNKLKDGMKVEKDIKDQSVSKSEKK